From a single Gemmatimonadaceae bacterium genomic region:
- a CDS encoding GntG family PLP-dependent aldolase, with the protein MTPIDLRSDTVTKPSLEMRRAMADAEVGDDERDGDPTTLRLERRVAELLGKERALFFPSGVMANQASVNLHTTPGTEVILDHDAHIAHWEMAGVAALSGAQIRPVTPTGIVATADDMRRYVRPRARHMTSPSLVCVENTHNGAGGKIVPLAEMRAIRAFATELELPVHLDGARLWNASVASGVPLEDFAAAADTVMVAFSKGLGAPIGAAVATSAPAAEELWGIRKRFGGAMRQSGVIAAAALFGLEHNLSRLADDHAHAREFGRIVDGAGNARVVVPDTNIVMVDLPDGRAAAPVVKACAAEGVLVSAWSATRIRAVTHLDVSAEQVKAAAQVLARALARA; encoded by the coding sequence ATGACTCCCATCGATCTGCGCAGCGACACCGTCACGAAACCGTCGCTCGAGATGCGGCGGGCCATGGCAGACGCCGAGGTGGGCGACGACGAGCGCGATGGCGATCCCACCACGCTCCGGCTCGAGCGGCGCGTGGCCGAACTGCTCGGCAAGGAACGCGCGCTGTTCTTTCCCAGCGGCGTCATGGCCAACCAGGCATCCGTGAATCTGCACACCACGCCCGGCACGGAAGTCATCCTCGACCACGACGCCCACATCGCCCACTGGGAGATGGCCGGCGTGGCCGCGCTCAGCGGTGCGCAGATCCGCCCCGTGACGCCCACGGGCATCGTCGCCACGGCCGACGACATGCGACGCTACGTGCGCCCGAGGGCGCGCCATATGACCAGCCCCAGTCTGGTGTGCGTGGAGAACACGCACAACGGCGCCGGCGGAAAGATCGTGCCGCTCGCCGAGATGCGGGCCATCCGGGCCTTCGCCACGGAACTCGAGCTCCCCGTACACCTCGACGGCGCGCGCCTCTGGAATGCGTCCGTTGCGTCGGGCGTGCCGCTCGAGGATTTCGCCGCCGCCGCCGATACGGTCATGGTGGCGTTCTCCAAGGGACTCGGCGCTCCGATCGGCGCCGCCGTGGCCACCTCCGCTCCCGCCGCCGAAGAGCTGTGGGGCATTCGCAAACGGTTCGGCGGCGCCATGCGGCAGTCGGGGGTCATTGCGGCCGCGGCGCTGTTCGGCCTCGAACACAACCTGTCCCGCCTGGCCGACGATCACGCTCACGCGCGGGAATTCGGCCGCATCGTGGACGGGGCCGGCAATGCCCGGGTCGTCGTTCCGGACACCAACATCGTCATGGTCGATCTGCCCGACGGACGCGCGGCCGCCCCGGTGGTCAAGGCCTGCGCGGCCGAAGGCGTTCTCGTCTCGGCCTGGTCGGCCACGCGCATCCGCGCCGTCACGCATCTGGACGTCTCCGCCGAACAGGTGAAAGCGGCCGCCCAGGTGCTGGCGCGGGCTCTCGCCAGGGCCTGA
- a CDS encoding YihY/virulence factor BrkB family protein, with amino-acid sequence MTRRPRFSELRWAVRDYLVRMWDNSFEDNVLFLASGVSFDVLLASVPFVITLVSGLTFVLDLSPAMSNAEITDIVDRMLPPHGDAVGTTVHRVINDTLQAHHSLGIWSALIFLFLSTRLFGSLRTVVAEVFDVDATRGIIAGKIFDVKMTLLATALFVANTVISAYLAIARSRGVEILMDLGLRKDVMGSLEYALGRGVAFLFLASMFFAIYRYLPARRVRWQTALVASLFTSVLFEAAKQLFSVFIHHVNTASVYSGALAAIVIVVVWVYYSAIVFILGGEVGQVYELRRMRRLQREVFHE; translated from the coding sequence ATGACCCGGCGGCCACGCTTCTCGGAGCTGCGGTGGGCGGTGCGCGACTATCTCGTGCGCATGTGGGACAATTCGTTCGAGGACAACGTGTTGTTCCTTGCCAGCGGCGTCTCGTTCGACGTCCTGCTGGCGTCGGTGCCGTTCGTGATCACGCTCGTGTCGGGCCTGACCTTCGTGCTCGATCTGTCGCCGGCCATGTCGAACGCCGAGATCACCGACATCGTCGACCGCATGCTGCCCCCGCACGGCGACGCGGTGGGCACCACCGTGCACCGCGTGATCAACGACACGCTCCAGGCCCATCATTCTCTGGGTATCTGGAGCGCCCTCATCTTCCTCTTCCTGTCCACGCGGCTGTTCGGTTCGCTGCGCACGGTGGTCGCCGAGGTGTTCGATGTCGACGCCACCCGGGGCATCATCGCCGGCAAGATCTTCGACGTCAAAATGACCCTCCTGGCCACCGCGCTGTTCGTGGCCAACACCGTCATCTCGGCGTATCTCGCGATCGCGCGATCGCGCGGGGTGGAGATCCTCATGGACCTCGGCCTGCGCAAGGATGTCATGGGCTCGCTCGAGTACGCGCTCGGGCGCGGTGTGGCGTTCCTGTTCCTCGCCAGCATGTTCTTCGCCATCTACCGCTACCTGCCGGCCCGTCGCGTGCGCTGGCAGACGGCCCTCGTCGCCTCGCTGTTCACGAGTGTGCTGTTCGAGGCGGCCAAGCAGCTGTTCTCGGTCTTCATCCACCACGTCAATACGGCGTCGGTGTACTCCGGCGCGCTCGCCGCCATCGTCATCGTCGTCGTCTGGGTATACTACTCGGCGATCGTGTTCATCCTCGGTGGCGAGGTGGGGCAGGTGTACGAGTTGCGGCGCATGCGGCGATTGCAGCGCGAGGTCTTCCACGAATGA
- a CDS encoding YtxH domain-containing protein: MTDYTRNDDRAVVIERSGPGVMPFLLGLAVGAGVALLFAPQSGEDTRRDIVRRGRRAKMRARELAEDLRDKAGDVYEDARDRVEDGLDSARDAVDRGKRKVGHAVGSGRAAAHQAREDLERRLAAAKSAYQAGAASDDGEA; the protein is encoded by the coding sequence ATGACGGACTACACGCGCAACGACGACCGGGCGGTCGTGATCGAGAGATCCGGGCCCGGGGTCATGCCGTTCCTGCTCGGGCTCGCGGTGGGCGCCGGTGTGGCGCTGCTGTTCGCGCCGCAGTCGGGCGAGGACACGCGCCGTGACATCGTGCGTCGCGGGCGCCGCGCCAAGATGCGGGCGCGGGAGCTGGCCGAGGATCTCCGCGACAAGGCCGGCGACGTCTACGAGGACGCGCGCGACCGCGTGGAAGACGGACTGGACTCGGCGCGGGACGCGGTCGACCGGGGCAAGCGCAAGGTCGGCCACGCCGTGGGCAGCGGCCGCGCGGCCGCGCATCAGGCTCGTGAGGATCTCGAGCGGCGGCTCGCCGCGGCCAAGTCGGCCTACCAGGCGGGCGCGGCGTCCGACGACGGCGAAGCCTAG
- a CDS encoding class II fructose-bisphosphate aldolase, with translation MPQIVDTLNGLFGAAVSVTNDRVKVNDAKPLAGAVMDALVRAAVFGGELERNHARWLLWELGQAVGVRPSSIHELYMARGRGEVHGFTVPAINVRGMAYDTARSIFRTANRLKAGAFILEIARSEIAYTDQRPAEYVAVVIAAALREGFRGPLFIQGDHFQVNAKKFATDAVAEVGGVKQLADEAIGAGFYNIDIDTSTLVDIAKPTLDEQQRLNYEVGVDILKVVRAAEPVDVTISVGGEIGEVGTENSTVGELRAYMDGFNRTCPKGMVGVSKISVQSGTSHGGIVLADGTIADVKLDLDTLERLSKAARDEYGLSGAVQHGASTLPDSAFHNFPKRETAEIHLATNFQNMLYDHLPAALRDEIYAWLDVNAKGERKATDSDEQFYYKTRKKALGPFKRRFWDLPADVKADLARTYDAKFTFLFEQLAIGNTAAMVATYVAAPVIHRPLPDEETAGVAAAPDDPDAGE, from the coding sequence ATGCCCCAGATTGTCGACACGCTGAACGGCCTGTTCGGCGCCGCGGTATCGGTGACGAACGACCGCGTGAAGGTGAATGACGCCAAGCCGCTGGCCGGCGCGGTGATGGACGCGCTCGTGCGGGCGGCCGTGTTCGGCGGCGAGTTGGAACGGAACCACGCCCGCTGGCTGCTCTGGGAACTGGGACAGGCGGTGGGCGTGCGCCCCTCGTCCATCCACGAGCTGTACATGGCGCGCGGACGCGGCGAGGTGCACGGGTTCACGGTACCGGCCATCAACGTGCGCGGCATGGCGTACGATACGGCGCGCTCGATCTTCCGCACCGCCAATCGCCTCAAGGCCGGGGCGTTCATTCTGGAGATCGCGCGGTCGGAGATCGCCTACACCGACCAGCGCCCCGCGGAGTACGTGGCGGTGGTGATCGCCGCGGCGCTGCGCGAAGGGTTCCGCGGCCCGCTGTTCATCCAGGGCGACCACTTCCAGGTGAATGCCAAGAAGTTCGCGACCGACGCGGTGGCGGAGGTGGGGGGCGTGAAGCAGCTGGCCGACGAGGCCATCGGTGCCGGCTTCTACAACATCGACATCGATACCTCCACGCTGGTGGACATCGCCAAGCCGACGCTGGACGAGCAGCAACGGCTCAACTACGAGGTCGGGGTCGACATCCTCAAGGTCGTCCGCGCCGCCGAGCCGGTGGACGTGACGATCTCCGTGGGTGGCGAGATCGGCGAGGTCGGCACGGAGAACAGCACGGTGGGCGAACTGCGCGCCTACATGGATGGCTTCAACCGCACGTGCCCCAAGGGGATGGTGGGGGTGTCCAAGATCAGCGTGCAGTCGGGCACGTCGCACGGCGGGATCGTCCTGGCGGACGGTACGATTGCCGACGTGAAACTGGATCTCGACACCCTCGAACGGCTCTCCAAGGCGGCGCGCGACGAGTACGGGCTGTCGGGGGCGGTTCAGCACGGCGCGTCGACCCTGCCCGACAGCGCCTTCCACAATTTTCCCAAGCGCGAGACGGCGGAGATCCACCTGGCGACGAACTTCCAGAACATGCTCTACGATCACCTGCCGGCGGCGTTGCGCGACGAGATCTACGCCTGGCTCGACGTCAACGCCAAGGGCGAGCGCAAGGCTACGGATTCCGACGAACAGTTCTATTATAAAACTCGCAAGAAGGCGCTGGGGCCGTTCAAGCGCCGGTTCTGGGATCTGCCGGCCGACGTCAAGGCCGATCTGGCCAGGACCTACGACGCCAAGTTCACGTTCCTGTTCGAGCAGCTCGCCATCGGCAATACCGCGGCGATGGTTGCCACGTACGTGGCGGCGCCGGTCATCCACCGGCCGCTGCCCGACGAGGAGACCGCGGGCGTGGCGGCCGCGCCGGACGACCCCGACGCCGGCGAGTGA
- a CDS encoding glucose-6-phosphate isomerase: protein MAIHIDYTNMLAGAVSGGIPTDAWEAAARDFAATHAAVRQLRGTGVLGFLDLPRDKALHDQSRTFAKGTRGKFDDLVLLGIGGSALGPIALHQALNTRDWNTLAKKERRGKPRLHVLDNVDPGTIAHVMARVKLDRTLFLVISKSGGTAETMAQYLIVRGALNAQLGDRAREHLVFVTDPENGALRDIARHERVAALDIPPNVGGRFSVLSPVGVLPAALLGIKTTPLLAGAADMEKRCRAATLRENPGAVFGVLQWLADTRAGRGIHVLMPYSDPLRDIAAWFVQLWAESLGKHRIPGDAGVGPTPLAAHGATDQHSQVQLFMEGTPNKTVSFVQVAEHPVDVAIPKLHQDVPELAYLGGHHLGELIDIERRATAGALALRGRPNLTIHLDHADEWHVGGLMMLLEVATIYAGQLYGVNALNQPGVELGKQFTYAMLGRADAEAARREWETLPKPDPKTFV from the coding sequence ATGGCCATACACATCGATTACACGAACATGCTGGCCGGCGCGGTGTCCGGTGGCATTCCCACCGACGCGTGGGAAGCCGCTGCACGCGACTTCGCCGCCACCCACGCCGCCGTCAGGCAGCTGCGCGGCACCGGCGTGCTGGGCTTCCTCGACCTCCCGCGCGACAAAGCGCTGCACGATCAGTCGCGCACCTTTGCCAAAGGCACCCGGGGCAAGTTCGATGACCTCGTGCTCCTCGGCATCGGTGGGTCAGCCCTTGGCCCCATCGCGTTGCACCAGGCGCTCAATACGCGGGACTGGAATACCCTCGCGAAAAAGGAGCGGCGCGGCAAGCCGCGCCTCCACGTGCTGGACAACGTCGATCCCGGCACGATCGCCCACGTCATGGCGCGGGTGAAGCTCGACCGCACGCTGTTCCTCGTCATCTCCAAGTCCGGCGGCACCGCCGAGACGATGGCTCAGTACCTGATCGTGCGCGGCGCGCTGAACGCGCAACTCGGCGACCGGGCCCGGGAACACCTCGTGTTCGTCACGGATCCCGAGAACGGCGCGCTGCGCGACATCGCGCGGCACGAACGCGTGGCGGCGCTCGACATTCCGCCCAACGTCGGCGGGCGGTTTAGCGTGCTCTCCCCGGTGGGCGTGCTTCCGGCGGCGCTGCTCGGCATCAAGACCACGCCGCTGCTCGCCGGCGCCGCCGACATGGAGAAGCGGTGCCGCGCCGCCACCCTGCGCGAGAACCCGGGCGCCGTGTTCGGCGTACTCCAGTGGCTGGCCGACACGCGGGCGGGGCGCGGCATTCACGTGCTCATGCCGTACTCCGATCCGCTGCGCGACATTGCCGCCTGGTTCGTGCAGCTGTGGGCCGAGAGCCTGGGCAAACACCGGATTCCCGGCGACGCCGGCGTCGGGCCCACGCCGCTCGCCGCGCACGGCGCCACCGACCAGCACAGCCAGGTGCAGCTGTTCATGGAAGGGACCCCCAACAAGACGGTGAGCTTCGTCCAGGTGGCGGAACATCCGGTGGACGTGGCGATCCCCAAACTGCATCAGGACGTGCCCGAACTGGCCTACCTGGGCGGCCACCATCTGGGCGAGTTGATCGACATCGAGCGGCGCGCCACGGCGGGCGCGCTGGCCCTGCGCGGACGTCCCAACCTCACCATCCATCTCGACCACGCCGACGAATGGCACGTGGGCGGGCTGATGATGCTCCTCGAGGTCGCCACGATCTACGCCGGCCAATTGTACGGGGTCAATGCGCTCAATCAGCCCGGGGTTGAACTTGGCAAGCAGTTCACCTACGCCATGCTCGGCCGCGCCGATGCCGAGGCGGCCCGCCGCGAGTGGGAGACGCTCCCCAAGCCCGATCCGAAGACGTTCGTGTAG
- a CDS encoding MBL fold metallo-hydrolase, translating into MKLTFLGTGTSFGVPQLGCHCKVCASADPRDKRTRVGAVVEGQGGTRLLLDTPPELRLQLIAAGIDRVDAVLFTHDHADHTHGIDDIRAVSVRRDGPLPFYGSDETLASVRAKFGYVFDETARPLPGTSKPEGRAIVFRHGESFVVGGVEVLPFALPHGRVTVTGFRIGDLAYITDAKTVPQEVLEQIVGVKVLVVNALFRTEHPTHLSIPEAIRVARQVGAERTYLTHLTHDNFHADLEAELPRGITPAFDGLTVRID; encoded by the coding sequence GTGAAGCTCACGTTCCTCGGGACCGGCACGAGCTTCGGCGTGCCCCAGCTGGGCTGCCACTGCAAGGTGTGCGCCTCGGCCGACCCGCGGGACAAGCGTACGCGCGTGGGCGCGGTGGTGGAGGGGCAGGGCGGAACGCGGCTGCTGCTCGATACCCCTCCCGAACTGCGGCTGCAGCTCATCGCCGCCGGCATCGACCGCGTGGACGCGGTGCTGTTCACGCACGATCACGCCGATCACACGCACGGCATCGACGACATCCGCGCCGTGTCGGTGCGCCGCGACGGCCCCCTGCCGTTCTACGGCTCCGACGAGACGCTCGCCAGCGTGCGCGCCAAGTTCGGCTACGTGTTCGACGAGACGGCCCGGCCGCTCCCCGGAACGTCCAAGCCCGAAGGGCGGGCCATCGTGTTCCGCCACGGCGAATCGTTCGTCGTCGGCGGCGTCGAAGTGCTGCCGTTCGCGCTCCCGCACGGGCGGGTCACCGTCACCGGCTTCCGCATCGGTGACCTCGCGTACATCACCGATGCCAAAACCGTACCGCAGGAAGTGCTCGAACAGATCGTCGGCGTGAAGGTCCTCGTCGTCAACGCACTATTCCGCACCGAGCACCCCACGCACCTCAGCATCCCCGAGGCGATTCGCGTGGCGCGCCAGGTGGGGGCCGAACGGACGTATCTCACACACCTCACGCACGACAACTTTCACGCCGATCTCGAAGCGGAACTGCCGCGCGGCATCACCCCGGCCTTCGACGGCCTCACCGTGAGGATCGATTGA